Proteins from one Salvelinus namaycush isolate Seneca chromosome 34, SaNama_1.0, whole genome shotgun sequence genomic window:
- the LOC120028497 gene encoding olfactory receptor 2AT4-like, producing MSVRNHSFVTGFVIVGFPGLQPEFYSLASTVLFLVYCCILIGNVVVIILFATHNVLHKPMYFIILNLVVSDVLFSTTTLPKIIARYWFQAGAISFFGCFLQMYLVHYFGSVTSFLLLIMALERYVSICFPLRYRMIVNNSTIHILNVTAWVLAHLPSLSMVIRAYPLPYCDSNKIMQCYCDHIAITTLACTDRAPYSFPAFVVAMVVLLGPLAFIIFSYCSIIVAVVQIASTQGRLKTLSTCSGQLIIIALYYLPRCFIYLSSNIGIRFSTDLRIVIIMLYSLLPPMINPLIYCLRTKEIKQIMIKRFRTIQVHVQ from the coding sequence ATGTCAGTGAGGAATCACAGCTTTGTGACAGGGTTTGTCATCGTTGGTTTCCCGGGTCTTCAGCCAGAGTTCTACAGCCTTGCCTCAACTGTATTATTCCTCGTTTATTGTTGCATTTTAATAGGAAATGTTGTTGTTATTATCTTGTTTGCAACTCATAACGTTCTCCATAAACCAATGTATTTTATCATTTTGAATCTGGTTGTGTCTGACGTACTATTCAGCACCACCACTTTACCAAAGATTATTGCCAGATATTGGTTTCAGGCAGGAGCAATTTCTTTCTTTGGTTGTTTCTTGCAAATGTACTTAGTTCACTATTTTGGATCCGTAACTAGCTTTCTCCTATTGATAATGGCTTTAGAGCGATACGTGTCAATCTGTTTCCCGCTCAGATACCGAATGATTGTCAACAACTCAACTATTCATATACTCAATGTCACTGCGTGGGTGCTTGCACACCTTCCCTCTCTTTCAATGGTAATTAGGGCCTATCCTCTTCCTTACTGTGACTCAAACAAAATCATGCAGTGCTACTGTGATCATATCGCTATAACAACGCTTGCATGCACTGATAGGGCCCCTTATAGTTTTCCTGCTTTTGTTGTAGCAATGGTGGTATTACTGGGACCTCTTGCTTTTATTATATTCTCATATTGCTCTATTATTGTGGCAGTTGTTCAGATTGCGAGCACACAAGGCCGCCTCAAAACCCTTTCTACCTGCAGTGGTCAGCTGATCATCATTGCCCTGTATTATCTCCCCAGGTGTTTTATTTATCTGTCCAGTAATATCGGCATTAGATTCAGCACTGATTTACGTATTGTTATTATCATGTTGTATAGCCTGCTCCCTCCCATGATCAATCCACTGATATACTGTCTAAGAACTAAGGAAATAAAACAGATAATGATCAAGCGTTTTAGAACAATACAAGTGCACGTTCAATAA
- the alkbh8 gene encoding alkylated DNA repair protein alkB homolog 8, translating to MEPCSENVKAVRRSKEEKKLLRKQIKASHTLLKHEGISTVSQPTKSLVVANGGLGNGVSREQLQDVLGEVGEVETLVMPPHKPYALVTYRSEVSAQRGHALNGRQLQCGDQIVTLYLSYVNTVDSELWGCVDLPPGLVLVEEFVSPEEEALLLDAIDWTSHNEDVTVQKVLKHRRVKHFGYEFRYDNNNVDKDKPLPGGLPQVCVPVLERCVRDRHTEVMPDQLTVNQYQSGQGIPPHVDTHSAFEDIILSLSLGAKTVMDFRHPEGRSVALVLPGRSLLVMKGESRYLWTHGITPRKFDVVPACDPKSPAAVTSDLSNHSNLTLSRRGTRTSLTFRKVRRTPCDCGYPSACDSQQPTAPPSPPSLPRSQTDACRLEAEFVHRVYEEIACHFSSTRHSPWPRVCHFLSSLEPGSILADVGCGNGKYLGVNPDVIAVGCDRSSALVQICSERGFQVFVSDALNVPLRSDTCDACISIAVIHHLSTQKRRQAVVEELVRLLRPGGRALIYVWAVEQEYNKQKSKYLKETRQQGPTGDSTDHNNQESKSLTGNTTDAHNTAQDLSGIATDCTMVHHETESPAKLSVHTNRTAFNSQDLLVPWHLKGGGREGCNQGRGGDEQGVQGSKNTLDPPTEAQAPVPNTAPSPVFHRYYHVFHKGELEELCVRVRGVTIQRSYHDQGNWCVILEKTGY from the exons ATGGAGCCCTGCTCTGAAAACGTGAAAGCTGTCAGGAgaagtaaagaggagaagaaactTCTCCGAAAGCAAATCAAAGCCAGTCATACTTTACTGAAACATGAGGGTATAAGCACAGTATCACAGCCCACCAAG AGCCTGGTGGTGGCTAACGGTGGGCTAGGTAACGGTGTGAGCCGTGAGCAGCTCCAGGACGTGCTGGGAGAGGTCGGCGAGGTGGAAACCCTGGTTATGCCCCCACACAAACCCTACGCCCTAGTGACctacaggtcagaggtcagcgCCCAGAGAGGACACGCCCTCAACGGACGACAGCTGCAGTGTGGGGACCAGATTGTCACACTGTACCTGAGCTATGTCAACACAG TGGACAGTGAGTTGTGGGGGTGTGTGGACCTCCCCCCAGGGTTGGTGCTGGTTGAGGAGTTTGTGTCTCCAGAGGAAGAGGCTCTCCTGCTGGATGCTATAGACTGGACGTCCCACAATGAGGATGTCACTG TGCAGAAAGTCCTGAAGCACAGGAGAGTGAAGCATTTTGGTTACGAGTTTCGCTATGACAACAACAACGTGGACAAAGACAAACCGTTACCTGGAG GTCTTCCCCAGGTGTGTGTCCCTGTGCTGGAGAGGTGTGTgagggacagacacacagaagTCATGCCAGACCAGCTGACTGTGAACCAGTACCAGTCTGGACAAG GTATTCCTCCTCATGTGGACACTCACTCTGCCTTTGAAGACATCATTCTCTCCCTAAGCTTGGGTGCTAAG ACGGTGATGGATTTTCGTCATCCTGAAGGCCGCTCGGTTGCCTTAGTGTTGCCAGGGCGCAGTCTCCTGGTGATGAAGGGAGAGAGCAGATACCTATGGACCCACGg GATAACCCCCAGGAAGTTTGATGTGGTGCCAGCCTGTGACCCAAAATCCCCAGCTGCAGTGACCTCTGACCTCAGTAACCATAGTAACCTCACCCTAAGTAGGAGGGGCACCAGGACCTCTCTCACCTTCCGTAAGGTGCGCCGCACACCATGTGACTGTG GTTACCCCTCGGCCTGTGACAGCCAGCAGCCTACTGCCCCTCCCTCGCCCCCCTCCCTTCCTCGCAGCCAGACTGACGCCTGCCGTCTGGAGGCGGAGTTTGTGCACCGCGTGTACGAGGAGATCGCTTGTCACTTCAGCAGCACTCGACACTCCCCCTGGCCACGCGTGTGTCACTTCCTGTCTTCCCTAGAACCAGGAAGCATTCTCGCTGATGTGGGCTGTGGGAACGGAAAGTACCTGGGCGTCAACCCGGATGTGATTGCG GTGGGCTGTGACCGTAGCAGTGCTCTGGTCCAGATCTGCTCTGAAAGAGGCTTCCAGGTCTTTGTGTCAGATGCCCTCAATGTACCTCTACGCAGTGACACCTGTGATGCCTGCATCTCTATTGCGGTCAtacaccacctctccacacag aagcgGAGGCAGGCTGTGGTTGAGGAACTTGTTCGACTACTGAGGCCTGGAGGACGGGCGCTGATCTATGTGTGGGCTGTGGAACAGGAATATAACAAGCAGAAGTCCAAATATCTCAAAGAGACCAGACAACAGGGTCCTACAGGCGACTCCACGGACCACAACAACCAGGAGTCAAAGAGTCTTACAGGCAATACCACAGACGCCCACAACACAGCACAGGATCTTTCAGGCATAGCCACGGACTGCACCATGGTCCACCATGAGACAGAGAGTCCAGCAAAACTGAGCGTTCATACCAACCGCACTGCCTTCAACTCCCAGGACCTCCTGGTGCCCTGGCACCTcaagggtggagggagagaagggtgtaaccaggggaggggaggggatgagCAGGGGGTACAAGGCTCCAAAAATACTTTAGACCCCCCCACTGAAGCCCAGGCCCCTGTCCCCAATACTGCTCCCAGCCCAGTGTTTCACCGCTACTACCATGTGTTCCACAAGGGGGAGCTAGAGGAGCTGTGTGTCAGGGTTAGAGGGGTGACCATACAGAGAAGCTACCACGACCAGGGGAACTGGTGTGTCATACTGGAGAAAACTGGATACTAG
- the LOC120028498 gene encoding sarcolipin: MDRSVQELFLNFTVVLITVLLMWILVKTYQGFGV, translated from the exons ATGGACCGGTCTGTGCAGGAGCTGTTTCTGAACTTCACAGTAGTCTTGATAACTGTGCTGCTCATGTGGATCCTAGTCAAGACCTACCAG gGGTTTGGGGTGTGA